CAGTGAATGACAGATTTTGATATCACAGATTTTGGCGTCTCCTGATTTTCCAAGACCAAAATATGGGAAGAGTTTCTCAGTgaaagtgtgtctgtgagtgtagaTGGGAGTCATGTCTTCAGGGTTGTAGAAGGACACCTCCCCCCTGTCATAGTCCAGCTGGACTCTGATCCTCTGGAGACTCTTCTTCACTCTCACATGCTGACCAACAATATTAATGTATTCTCCATTGTTATGCACTAAACACCAGAATCCAGTTTCTGGAGAAACAGATGATTCATTCATGTCGACTGACTCTTTAACTAAACCCACATTCCAGCGAGGATGGtctcccacctccacctcccagCTGTGTTTCCCTGAGCTGAAGCCCTCAGAGCCAAAAACATGGGCATACTTAGTGTTTCTCTCTGGATTGtcaggaagctgctgctttgtgtctTCATGTCTCACACTGGTCAGAtcatcagacagacagagacaggggTTTGCAGTGTTTGGGTCCAGAATGACAGGACTGAAGTGGAGCTTCTCCTTAATCTTCTCCCACACTCTGAAGGACAGGTTGCCCAGGTGTTTGGCCACATCTAtcagagctcctgagagcagctGTGGATCTGGCAGTGAGCTCTGGGCTCTGCTCTGAGTGGCTTTATAACTGCTGAGGAATGGCAcgctgtgtttctgcagctcttcTTCAACAGCAGAGATGCTGTCTGACAGAGAGGAGATCTGCTCCTCAATCATCTTCATCTCTCTGCTGATAGTCCTCCccttctgctcctcttcctccctcagagCTGCCAGTCtggactcctcttcctctctcaggaACTGGTGGAGCTTGTTGAACTCTGCTCTGATCTGCCTCTCTGTGGACAACAGCTGCTTCTTGGAGTGTTCAGTCACTTCATTGTAGGTTTGCTCcacttgtttgtatttgttcctcttgtcctgcaGAGACTTTAAGGCagatttcagctgctccttcagGTCACTGACTGCTTCTTCTA
This sequence is a window from Archocentrus centrarchus isolate MPI-CPG fArcCen1 chromosome 9, fArcCen1, whole genome shotgun sequence. Protein-coding genes within it:
- the LOC115785917 gene encoding zinc-binding protein A33-like, which encodes MAEKLVIIENFLSCHVCSETFRDPVSLSCSHSFCSSCLQKFWEQAKNKNCPICKRRSSKDEPSINLSLKELADSFAKRQSDSSPEEKQREEVVCEKHPEVPYWFCVDEDRAVCPVCEFSLHHGHKVVPVEEAVSDLKEQLKSALKSLQDKRNKYKQVEQTYNEVTEHSKKQLLSTERQIRAEFNKLHQFLREEEESRLAALREEEEQKGRTISREMKMIEEQISSLSDSISAVEEELQKHSVPFLSSYKATQSRAQSSLPDPQLLSGALIDVAKHLGNLSFRVWEKIKEKLHFSPVILDPNTANPCLCLSDDLTSVRHEDTKQQLPDNPERNTKYAHVFGSEGFSSGKHSWEVEVGDHPRWNVGLVKESVDMNESSVSPETGFWCLVHNNGEYINIVGQHVRVKKSLQRIRVQLDYDRGEVSFYNPEDMTPIYTHRHTFTEKLFPYFGLGKSGDAKICDIKICHSLKPLS